A window of Flavobacterium flavigenum contains these coding sequences:
- a CDS encoding FMN-dependent NADH-azoreductase, producing the protein MTKTLVINYTPRKGSYTKILFDEFVELAKGKTEIKHLNLTETPPELLLEKNLNLIMEWNMGKRDFSETELLTLSNHHKLIDEVIAADNIVLAFPIYNFTMPATVKAWIDAIVVSDKTFSFSPETGFSGLCKDKKALSIVVSGFDYNNSDTIREFASSTIKQNFDFMGISSEQISAFGVDQNRDQLNSILENAKLEIKTLIDRWFPN; encoded by the coding sequence ATGACAAAAACATTAGTAATAAACTACACACCCAGAAAAGGCTCCTACACAAAAATTTTATTTGATGAATTTGTAGAACTGGCAAAAGGAAAAACAGAAATAAAACATTTAAATTTAACTGAAACTCCACCTGAATTATTACTAGAAAAAAACTTGAATTTAATAATGGAATGGAATATGGGTAAAAGAGATTTTTCAGAAACAGAACTCTTAACACTGTCTAATCATCATAAACTTATAGATGAAGTTATTGCAGCTGATAATATCGTATTGGCTTTTCCTATTTACAATTTTACAATGCCAGCCACGGTAAAGGCCTGGATAGATGCTATTGTCGTTAGTGATAAGACATTTTCTTTTAGCCCTGAAACAGGCTTTAGTGGTCTTTGTAAAGATAAAAAAGCTTTATCAATAGTAGTGAGTGGATTCGATTATAATAATTCCGATACTATCAGGGAATTTGCGTCATCTACAATAAAACAAAATTTTGATTTTATGGGTATCTCTTCAGAACAGATTTCAGCTTTTGGGGTTGACCAAAATAGAGACCAATTAAATTCAATTCTTGAAAATGCTAAATTGGAAATAAAAACTTTGATTGATAGATGGTTTCCAAATTAA
- a CDS encoding LysR family transcriptional regulator, with protein sequence MINLEWLRTFSAIYECNNITEASKKLNMTQPGVSKHLSALESHIGKKLFERTTRKLEPTEYGKFLYSQINNPLSELEKVEYYSGQRAKKQRSAITIGCTTDFFRKELIHDIYTFDMYIVTQFGNEKELIEALETEKIQLLVGIKKHDTYEHQFTYLKNEELELICSNSIVIPENIEKNDTQFITWLQKQTWFTYDNNQDDIKKFWDSRFNTNPRIVPRYILPSYLDIIETLKNNSGFSIVPKHLCDEELDKNLIKTPIQSSKIIEQKLFYSFKLKNNNLKEINLFIEKMKKTNLPPY encoded by the coding sequence ATGATTAATTTAGAATGGTTGAGAACTTTTAGCGCTATTTATGAATGCAACAACATTACAGAAGCTTCAAAAAAATTAAATATGACTCAGCCTGGAGTTAGTAAACATTTATCTGCTCTGGAAAGCCATATTGGAAAAAAACTATTTGAAAGAACTACCCGGAAATTAGAACCTACTGAATATGGAAAATTTTTATATTCACAAATTAATAATCCATTAAGTGAATTAGAAAAGGTAGAATATTATTCAGGTCAAAGAGCAAAAAAACAACGATCTGCAATAACAATTGGTTGTACTACAGACTTTTTCAGGAAAGAATTAATACATGATATTTATACTTTTGACATGTATATAGTGACCCAATTTGGAAATGAAAAAGAATTGATTGAAGCTCTTGAAACGGAAAAAATTCAATTATTGGTTGGAATAAAAAAACACGATACTTACGAACATCAATTCACATACTTAAAGAATGAAGAGTTAGAATTAATTTGCTCCAATTCTATTGTTATTCCGGAGAATATTGAAAAAAATGATACCCAATTCATCACATGGCTACAAAAGCAAACCTGGTTTACATATGATAATAACCAAGATGATATAAAAAAGTTCTGGGATTCCAGATTTAATACTAATCCAAGAATAGTTCCAAGATATATTTTACCCTCTTATCTGGACATCATAGAAACTTTAAAAAATAATAGCGGATTTAGTATCGTTCCTAAACATTTATGTGATGAAGAGTTAGACAAAAATTTAATTAAAACACCAATTCAGTCTTCTAAAATAATAGAGCAAAAACTATTTTATTCATTCAAGCTGAAGAATAATAACCTGAAAGAAATTAACCTTTTTATAGAAAAGATGAAAAAAACTAATTTACCACCTTATTAA
- a CDS encoding SHOCT domain-containing protein, whose translation MGFLDSLKDSLKFPRFSEKYEMGFPDISSGEKPVIIQFRENEVEFKILTGFTSVKKIIKPDDIIEVGLNQESYRSAGKAVTGAVIGGILTGGIGLLAGAAIGGKRRKENQLTLIVNNNGNECDIFLKQSKDIPKIYSELKRLLSKQTAKPISKESENSNNETKSNLAEDLEKLHNLLEKGILTQEEFNEQKRKMLE comes from the coding sequence ATGGGATTTTTAGATTCACTCAAAGATTCACTTAAGTTTCCAAGGTTTTCGGAAAAATACGAAATGGGTTTTCCTGATATAAGTAGCGGTGAGAAACCAGTTATAATTCAATTCAGAGAAAATGAAGTAGAATTTAAAATATTGACAGGATTTACATCTGTAAAAAAAATTATTAAACCAGATGACATAATAGAAGTTGGATTAAATCAAGAATCTTACAGATCGGCAGGAAAAGCAGTTACAGGGGCTGTTATTGGTGGAATTTTAACTGGTGGAATTGGATTATTAGCTGGTGCTGCTATAGGTGGAAAAAGAAGAAAAGAAAATCAATTGACACTAATAGTAAATAATAACGGAAACGAATGTGACATTTTTTTAAAACAGAGTAAAGATATTCCAAAAATATATTCAGAATTAAAAAGATTGTTAAGTAAACAAACAGCAAAACCTATTTCAAAAGAGTCAGAGAATTCAAACAATGAAACTAAATCAAATTTAGCCGAAGACTTAGAAAAACTACACAACTTACTTGAAAAAGGAATTTTGACACAAGAAGAGTTTAATGAGCAAAAAAGAAAAATGCTAGAATAA
- the thiL gene encoding thiamine-phosphate kinase yields the protein MIEDKNPQRTSIAQLGEFGLIEHLTRHFDVKQESTLKSIGDDAAVLDFKDKKVVVSTDLLIEGVHFDLAYMPLKHLGYKSVVVNVSDICAMNAKPTQITVSVAVSNRFPLEALEELFEGITRAANEYKVDVIGGDTTSSQKGLIISITAIGEAYADEIVYRNGAKQTDLLVVTGDIGAAYMGLQVLEREKQVFQVNPNNQPDLDPYTYLVERQLKPEARKDVRTLLHALEIKPTSMIDISDGLSSEIIHLCKQSKVGCNLYEDKLPLDPQFISTCEEFNIDSTTVAINGGEDYELLFTIDINDFDKIKGNPNFSIIGHMTDESEGIHLVTRANTKIALKARGWDALSE from the coding sequence ATGATCGAAGATAAAAACCCACAACGTACCAGTATAGCGCAATTAGGCGAGTTTGGTTTAATAGAACATTTAACCAGACATTTTGATGTAAAACAAGAATCGACTTTAAAAAGCATTGGCGATGATGCAGCTGTCCTTGATTTCAAGGATAAAAAAGTGGTGGTTTCGACCGATTTACTGATTGAAGGCGTGCATTTTGATTTGGCTTACATGCCTTTGAAACACCTAGGATACAAATCTGTTGTAGTAAATGTGTCTGACATTTGCGCCATGAATGCAAAACCAACGCAAATAACGGTTTCTGTAGCCGTTTCTAATCGTTTCCCTCTGGAAGCCTTAGAAGAATTATTTGAAGGAATTACACGTGCTGCAAATGAATATAAAGTAGATGTTATTGGCGGAGACACCACCTCATCTCAAAAAGGATTGATTATTAGCATCACGGCAATTGGTGAAGCATATGCTGATGAAATTGTGTACCGAAACGGTGCCAAACAAACCGATTTGTTAGTGGTAACCGGAGATATTGGCGCTGCCTATATGGGATTGCAGGTTTTGGAACGCGAAAAACAGGTTTTTCAGGTAAACCCAAACAATCAGCCTGATTTGGATCCTTACACATATCTTGTTGAAAGACAATTAAAACCGGAAGCCCGAAAAGATGTCCGAACACTTTTGCATGCTCTCGAAATTAAACCGACTTCGATGATTGATATTTCTGACGGACTTTCATCTGAAATCATTCATTTGTGCAAGCAGTCAAAAGTGGGCTGTAACTTATATGAAGACAAACTGCCTTTGGACCCTCAGTTTATTTCGACTTGTGAGGAGTTTAATATTGACAGTACAACTGTTGCGATTAATGGCGGTGAAGATTATGAACTGCTTTTTACAATCGACATTAATGATTTTGACAAAATAAAAGGAAATCCAAATTTCTCTATAATTGGCCACATGACAGATGAAAGCGAAGGAATTCATCTGGTGACAAGAGCGAATACCAAAATTGCCTTAAAAGCTCGTGGCTGGGATGCCCTGAGTGAGTAA
- a CDS encoding response regulator, with product MKADLPPSLKQISNILIVDDHPFIIEGYKNAITRYNPETHEFLISQAKDCKSAYEIITNPETIPFDIAFLDISMPAYDEKEIFSGEDIAKLILEYMPNCKIILLTMYTELLKIKTIIRTIQPNGLIIKNDLTFDELLFAFDKVMKSDKYYSQSVQKMLNQSLHNAIEVDEFDKQILFHLSKGTSEEEMPHYIPISINAIRRRKKGLKELLKIKTDSDDDLVKEAKNKGLF from the coding sequence ATGAAAGCTGATTTACCACCATCGCTTAAGCAAATAAGCAATATTTTAATTGTAGACGACCATCCGTTTATTATTGAAGGTTATAAAAATGCTATAACACGTTATAATCCTGAAACCCATGAATTTTTGATTTCGCAGGCCAAAGATTGTAAATCGGCTTATGAAATTATTACCAACCCTGAAACTATTCCTTTCGATATTGCATTTTTAGATATCAGCATGCCTGCTTATGATGAAAAAGAAATTTTTTCAGGAGAGGATATCGCAAAACTAATCCTGGAATACATGCCAAACTGCAAGATTATCCTGCTGACCATGTATACCGAATTGCTCAAAATTAAAACCATCATCCGTACCATACAGCCCAATGGCCTTATTATTAAAAATGACCTGACATTTGATGAATTGCTTTTTGCTTTTGATAAAGTAATGAAAAGCGACAAATATTATAGTCAGTCCGTTCAGAAAATGCTCAACCAGTCGCTTCATAATGCTATTGAAGTTGATGAATTCGACAAACAGATTTTATTTCATTTGTCTAAAGGAACTTCTGAAGAAGAAATGCCGCATTATATTCCTATTTCTATCAATGCCATAAGAAGAAGAAAAAAGGGACTTAAAGAGCTTCTCAAAATAAAAACGGATTCAGACGATGATTTGGTAAAAGAAGCCAAAAACAAGGGGCTTTTTTAA
- a CDS encoding ATP-binding protein produces MKKNYLILLLFFIGCTKQNENTRVSSQSRDSLDLYLSLANEYKLPVAIKQKYNQKAFEVIMSQPDDSMKRVNLFKVANRYFNMRDWNNYNKTVKIVLEKAEKAKDSVSMSKAYIYLGDYYSSQTSSDSAFAFYYKAEKLYLASNDYYNLAKTRLSKALLQYNEGDFYGSEKAIFNALRVIRGKNNNDILYEAYNLLGILYNELGEYEKAIEFHNKAIASIDDKIIPAEFQSKATSLNNLGFVYQNLNDYKKANFYFQEGLKEKNLFNQKPELYAILMDNLAYSQFKLNQSKSLPGLFYKALKIRDSLKLTAGITASKMHLSEYFAAKKDTAKALHYSNQALIVSKRTKNYRNVLAALKQLSLIHPKKASKFSEDYIRINDSLQMAERKMGDKFTRIEYETNEIKSENSSLEIQNRTLVYVFSILSLIGLFFYIYKTQQARNRELLFKQQQQIANEDIYNLMISQQNAIETMRIREKKKVAQELHDGVLGRMFGVRISLDSLDKLDEETAADKRKKYLLELKEIEQDIREISHDLNKEKSGLINNFVAILEKLFQNQSNTFNTRLVYNIDSNIKWDLVSNVVKINLYRIIQEALQNCNKYAKAKTITVEFKSEINYLVLSISDDGIGFNAHKTKKGIGLQNIIYRTAECDGNVEINSAKGEGTAILVKIPIDQKINKIHNES; encoded by the coding sequence TTGAAAAAAAACTATCTGATATTACTTCTATTTTTTATTGGCTGTACAAAGCAAAATGAAAACACTCGTGTATCCAGTCAGTCAAGAGATAGTCTTGATCTGTATTTGTCATTGGCTAACGAATACAAACTACCCGTCGCGATAAAGCAAAAGTACAATCAAAAAGCTTTTGAAGTCATTATGAGCCAGCCTGATGATTCAATGAAAAGGGTAAATCTTTTTAAGGTAGCCAATCGTTATTTTAATATGAGAGATTGGAATAACTATAATAAAACCGTTAAAATTGTCTTAGAAAAAGCTGAGAAAGCAAAGGATTCGGTTTCAATGTCTAAAGCTTATATTTATTTAGGGGATTATTACAGTTCTCAAACATCTTCAGACAGTGCATTTGCCTTTTATTATAAAGCCGAAAAATTATATTTAGCAAGTAATGACTATTATAATTTAGCTAAAACAAGACTTAGCAAAGCTTTACTGCAATATAACGAAGGAGATTTTTACGGCAGTGAGAAGGCTATTTTCAATGCCTTAAGGGTCATTAGGGGGAAAAACAATAATGATATTTTATATGAGGCTTATAACCTGCTTGGAATTCTATACAATGAATTGGGTGAGTATGAAAAGGCGATTGAATTTCATAATAAAGCGATTGCGAGTATAGATGATAAGATCATTCCGGCTGAGTTCCAGTCAAAAGCAACGTCATTAAACAACCTTGGATTCGTATATCAAAACCTTAACGATTACAAAAAAGCTAATTTTTATTTTCAGGAAGGATTAAAAGAAAAAAACCTCTTTAATCAAAAACCTGAATTGTATGCGATTCTGATGGATAATTTAGCGTATTCGCAGTTTAAATTAAATCAAAGCAAATCGCTTCCTGGTTTATTTTACAAGGCACTCAAAATAAGGGATAGTTTAAAACTGACAGCAGGTATAACAGCGAGTAAAATGCATTTATCTGAGTACTTTGCAGCAAAGAAAGATACTGCTAAAGCTTTACACTATTCAAATCAGGCACTTATAGTGTCAAAACGCACTAAAAATTATCGTAATGTACTTGCTGCTTTGAAGCAGTTATCTTTAATTCATCCCAAAAAAGCTTCAAAATTTTCAGAAGATTATATTCGCATAAATGACAGTCTGCAAATGGCTGAACGTAAAATGGGAGATAAATTTACCCGAATAGAATATGAAACCAATGAAATAAAAAGCGAAAATTCGAGTTTAGAAATACAGAACAGGACTTTGGTGTATGTTTTTAGTATTCTTTCGCTGATAGGTTTGTTTTTTTACATTTACAAAACACAGCAGGCAAGAAACAGGGAATTGCTTTTCAAGCAGCAACAGCAAATTGCAAACGAGGATATTTATAATTTGATGATTTCGCAGCAAAACGCAATCGAAACCATGCGAATCAGGGAAAAGAAAAAAGTAGCACAGGAGCTGCATGATGGAGTTTTAGGAAGAATGTTTGGTGTCAGGATCAGTTTAGACAGTCTGGATAAACTAGATGAGGAAACTGCAGCTGATAAAAGAAAAAAGTATCTGCTTGAATTAAAAGAGATTGAACAGGATATCCGGGAAATTTCGCATGATTTGAACAAAGAAAAATCCGGGTTGATTAATAATTTTGTTGCGATTTTGGAAAAGCTGTTTCAAAATCAGTCAAATACATTCAATACCAGACTGGTTTATAACATTGACTCCAATATCAAATGGGATTTGGTAAGCAATGTTGTAAAAATTAATTTATACAGAATAATTCAGGAAGCACTTCAGAATTGTAATAAATATGCAAAGGCAAAAACAATTACTGTTGAATTTAAAAGTGAGATCAATTATTTAGTTTTATCAATATCCGATGATGGAATAGGGTTTAATGCCCATAAAACCAAAAAAGGAATTGGGCTGCAAAATATAATTTACAGAACAGCAGAATGTGACGGAAATGTTGAAATAAACTCGGCAAAGGGTGAAGGAACTGCTATTTTGGTAAAGATACCAATAGATCAAAAAATAAATAAAATTCATAATGAAAGCTGA
- a CDS encoding LytR/AlgR family response regulator transcription factor, with protein MNYTYIILDDDPVSVERIRTLANEFSELNFISSADNYTDGINLILKHTPDLVFLEIDPKDKASGLSLSLINGLLMYLKELPKIIVTTKSKDLAFDCIQYEVNDYFLKPIEAIDLVKLIHKLNKLYNEDEVLLVQKLKPKEKKQNQEEGIQINKNRKSFILCVKSYGDHRYIDSNEICYFQADNNSTDIHLKNGEMITAFKTLKHFETVLSNPFIRIHNSYIVNRNYISRIHTGNSLCYIKKTTIKLPFSKSYKANVDFIISEFANENYIET; from the coding sequence ATGAATTACACCTACATTATTTTAGATGATGATCCGGTAAGTGTTGAAAGAATCAGGACACTAGCAAATGAGTTTTCAGAGCTGAATTTTATATCTTCTGCAGACAATTATACAGATGGTATAAACCTGATCTTAAAACATACGCCTGATCTGGTTTTTTTAGAAATTGATCCCAAAGATAAAGCCAGCGGACTCTCCCTGAGCTTAATTAATGGCTTACTAATGTATTTAAAAGAGCTGCCAAAAATTATTGTCACAACAAAAAGTAAAGATTTAGCGTTTGATTGTATTCAGTATGAAGTAAATGATTATTTTCTAAAACCAATTGAAGCAATTGATCTGGTAAAGTTGATTCATAAATTGAATAAATTATACAATGAGGATGAAGTGCTTCTGGTTCAGAAACTCAAGCCAAAAGAAAAAAAACAAAATCAGGAAGAAGGAATTCAAATCAATAAAAACCGGAAATCCTTTATTTTATGTGTAAAATCATATGGTGATCACCGTTATATTGATTCAAATGAAATCTGTTATTTTCAGGCTGATAATAATTCGACTGATATTCATCTGAAAAATGGAGAAATGATTACGGCTTTTAAAACCTTAAAACATTTTGAAACCGTTTTGTCAAATCCATTTATCAGAATTCATAATAGTTATATCGTAAATAGAAATTATATTTCAAGAATCCATACAGGAAACTCCTTATGTTATATAAAAAAAACGACTATTAAACTCCCTTTTTCAAAGTCTTATAAAGCAAATGTTGATTTTATAATTAGTGAATTTGCCAATGAAAATTATATAGAAACTTAA
- a CDS encoding glycine--tRNA ligase — MAKQEDLFKNVVSHAKEYGFIFPSSEVYDGLSAVYDYAQNGVELKKNIREYWWKSMVQMNENIVGLDAAILMHPTTWKASGHVDAFNDPLIDNKDSKKRYRADVLVEDYAEKLNQKAQKEIEKAKARFGDAFNEEEFVTTNARVVEYLSKKKEILARLAKGMSEDLQDVKALIEELEIADPETGSKNWTDVKQFNLMFGTKLGASADSAMDLYLRPETAQGIFVNFLNVQKSGRMKVPFGIAQTGKAFRNEIVARQFIFRMREFEQMEMQFFVRPGEEMQWYHHWKEARLKWHLSLGLGKENYRFHDHEKLAHYANAAADIEFNFPFGFKELEGIHSRTDFDLKAHEQYSGRKLQYFDPELNENYVPYVVETSVGLDRMFLAVFATSLQEEVLEDGSTRTVLKLPAVLAPTKAAVLPLIKRDGLPEISKKIIEDLKWDFNVAYDEKDAVGRRYRRADALGTPFCITVDHQTIEDETVTIRHRDTMKQDRVKISELRDIIENEVSMKNWLMKM, encoded by the coding sequence ATGGCAAAACAAGAAGATTTATTTAAGAATGTGGTTTCGCACGCAAAAGAGTACGGATTTATTTTTCCGTCAAGCGAAGTATACGATGGACTGAGTGCTGTATATGATTATGCACAAAATGGCGTCGAATTAAAAAAGAATATCCGTGAATATTGGTGGAAATCAATGGTTCAGATGAATGAAAATATTGTGGGCCTTGATGCTGCAATATTGATGCATCCAACAACCTGGAAAGCTTCAGGCCACGTTGATGCCTTCAATGATCCGTTAATTGATAATAAAGATTCGAAAAAAAGATATAGAGCAGACGTCCTGGTTGAAGATTATGCTGAAAAGTTAAATCAAAAAGCTCAAAAAGAAATCGAAAAAGCAAAAGCTCGTTTTGGAGATGCTTTTAATGAAGAAGAATTTGTTACAACCAATGCACGTGTTGTAGAATATCTTTCAAAAAAGAAAGAAATTTTGGCAAGGCTTGCAAAAGGAATGAGTGAAGATCTTCAGGATGTAAAAGCCTTAATTGAAGAATTGGAGATTGCTGATCCTGAAACCGGTTCTAAAAACTGGACAGATGTGAAGCAGTTTAACCTGATGTTCGGAACAAAACTTGGAGCTTCTGCAGATTCTGCAATGGATTTATATTTGCGTCCGGAAACGGCTCAGGGTATTTTTGTAAATTTCCTGAATGTACAGAAATCTGGCCGTATGAAAGTTCCTTTTGGAATTGCCCAAACCGGTAAAGCCTTTAGAAACGAAATTGTGGCAAGACAATTTATTTTCCGTATGCGTGAATTTGAACAAATGGAAATGCAGTTTTTTGTGCGTCCGGGTGAAGAAATGCAATGGTACCACCACTGGAAAGAAGCACGTTTGAAATGGCATTTGTCTTTAGGATTAGGAAAAGAGAATTACCGTTTTCACGATCACGAAAAATTAGCGCACTACGCTAATGCCGCTGCAGACATTGAATTTAACTTCCCATTTGGGTTTAAAGAATTAGAAGGAATTCACTCCCGTACCGATTTTGATTTAAAAGCACATGAACAATATTCCGGAAGAAAACTGCAATATTTTGATCCGGAACTGAATGAGAACTATGTTCCGTATGTTGTAGAGACCTCTGTAGGTCTGGATCGTATGTTTTTAGCTGTTTTTGCAACATCGTTGCAGGAAGAAGTTTTAGAGGACGGATCCACAAGAACAGTGCTGAAATTACCGGCAGTTCTAGCTCCAACAAAAGCAGCAGTTTTACCATTGATTAAAAGAGACGGATTACCAGAAATTTCTAAAAAAATCATTGAAGATTTAAAATGGGATTTCAATGTAGCGTATGATGAAAAAGATGCTGTAGGACGTCGTTACAGAAGAGCAGATGCTCTTGGAACGCCATTCTGTATAACAGTAGATCATCAAACTATTGAAGACGAAACGGTAACAATTCGTCATAGGGATACCATGAAACAAGATCGTGTGAAAATTTCTGAATTAAGAGATATTATTGAAAACGAAGTTTCGATGAAAAACTGGTTGATGAAAATGTAA
- a CDS encoding ComF family protein: protein MLESLKNLFFPKVCAGCHSLLMTNENVLCTSCRHEMPLTQYYLDTNNEAVKKFYGKIDIEHASAFLYFNKKGIVQELIHNLKYKGYEEIGTVLGEWYVEDLKTIQPKVPFDAVIPVPLHRKKFKERGYNQIATFGNALSKGLGIDYNETILFRKKYSKTQSKKNLLGRSEGIENLFDVYFSEENHNKHFLLVDDVLTTGATLEACSRALLKIPGAKISIVCMAMANS from the coding sequence ATGCTTGAGTCTTTAAAAAATCTCTTTTTTCCTAAAGTTTGCGCCGGCTGCCATTCGCTTTTAATGACAAATGAAAATGTCTTATGTACCAGCTGTCGCCATGAAATGCCTTTGACACAATACTATTTAGATACTAATAATGAAGCAGTCAAGAAATTTTATGGAAAAATTGACATTGAACATGCATCGGCATTTTTGTATTTCAACAAAAAAGGAATTGTACAGGAGCTGATACACAATCTGAAATACAAAGGATATGAAGAAATTGGAACCGTCCTGGGAGAGTGGTATGTGGAAGATTTAAAAACCATTCAGCCTAAAGTACCTTTTGATGCTGTAATTCCTGTACCGCTACATCGAAAGAAATTTAAGGAACGGGGCTATAATCAGATAGCTACTTTTGGAAATGCTTTGTCCAAAGGATTGGGTATAGACTATAATGAAACTATTTTGTTTCGGAAGAAATATTCTAAAACCCAATCCAAAAAGAATCTTTTGGGAAGATCAGAAGGAATAGAAAATTTATTTGATGTGTATTTTTCAGAAGAAAATCATAACAAACATTTCTTGCTTGTTGATGATGTTCTCACAACAGGTGCCACATTAGAAGCCTGCTCACGGGCATTACTCAAAATTCCAGGAGCAAAAATCAGCATTGTATGTATGGCAATGGCTAATTCTTAA